The genomic region CATGTACTACCGTCGCGGCAGTGAGCAAGACACCGGATGACATTGCCCGTAGCCTGACATTGCCGCCGGGCTTCCATATCAACACGTTTGCCAAGCTCAATCCGACCAAGGGCGATTATTTCCGTGGACCGCGCTTCATGGCGTTCGGTCCGGACGGCAATCTGTATCTTGCCAGTAGCGTGGACAACACCGTCTATATGCTGCCGGACCGCGATCACGATGGCGTGGCCGACGATGTCGTTCCTGTCGTGGAAGGGCTGAATGCCCCCAACAGCCTGGTCTTCGCCAACGGCAGTATGCTGGTGGCAAACCAGGATGGCGTGGTCCGCATCGAGTTGGCGCAGGATGGAAAGCGCTCGGCTGCCAGGCAGGTGCCCCTGATCAGCAATCTTCCCTCTGGCGGGCATACCCTCAAAACCGTCAAGCTTGGGCCGGACGGTCATCTTTACCTGAACGTGGGCTCCAGCTGCAACGTATGTGTCGAAAAAGATCCCTTGCGTGCCACCATCCTGCGCTACACCCTGGATGGCCGGCCGGCAGGTGCTCCTGACGGCAGCGTCAGTGGTGCCAGGAGCGCGGTCTGGGCGAGCGGGCTGCGGAATTCCCAGGGGCTGGCCTGGCACCCTGCTACGGGCGACCTCTATGCGACTAATAACGGCGCGGACATGCGTTCAGGAACCAAGGGGGGTGCCATGGATGACGAATTGCCGCCCGAGCATATCAACAAGATTGAGCCTGGCAAGCACTATGGCTGGCCGCATTGCTGGGGTAACCGGGTGACGGATCCCAACTTCCCGGGCAAGCCCGGTTTCTGTGACAATATGCAGCCGCCCGCAATTACCTTGCGCGCGCATTCCACGCCTATAGGCATCACCTTTCTCGATAAGACGGATTTT from Methylobacillus flagellatus KT harbors:
- a CDS encoding PQQ-dependent sugar dehydrogenase, yielding MRAMTILAASAALVACTTVAAVSKTPDDIARSLTLPPGFHINTFAKLNPTKGDYFRGPRFMAFGPDGNLYLASSVDNTVYMLPDRDHDGVADDVVPVVEGLNAPNSLVFANGSMLVANQDGVVRIELAQDGKRSAARQVPLISNLPSGGHTLKTVKLGPDGHLYLNVGSSCNVCVEKDPLRATILRYTLDGRPAGAPDGSVSGARSAVWASGLRNSQGLAWHPATGDLYATNNGADMRSGTKGGAMDDELPPEHINKIEPGKHYGWPHCWGNRVTDPNFPGKPGFCDNMQPPAITLRAHSTPIGITFLDKTDFPDEYKQGAIVALHGSWNRVQPYGYKLVRIRFQNNQPVAVEDFVTGWQTKNSAWGRPVDVIAGPDGALYVSDDRAGLVYRITYNNK